The following DNA comes from Rosa rugosa chromosome 5, drRosRugo1.1, whole genome shotgun sequence.
TATGCTGCCTTTGCCTCACATATCGGTTGGATTGTCTTATGGAATCTGTTACTAGTGCTGCAAGAGTGCAAGGTGTATATTCAAATTGGTGCTAGTGTGAGTAAAATGGTCCACTATGTCAATTGAATAATTTTTCCATATTAATGAAGAGTTAACCATTGCCTGAAAATCTTGGTCCATTAAACACGCATAAAAAAGGTCTAGTGTGCCTCCCATACCAGTGGATTACTCCCTATTTTCTTTTGGCTAACATTTTGTAGGGGTTTACGACTATCCGTAAAGTATGGCAACGTATATATGCAATGACCACACAACAAAGATAATCTTACATTCTCGGATtaggggaaagaaaaaaaaaaaaaaaaactattttaaaACTGTGTTTACATAACCTAAAAATGATTAATTAAATACGAAAGAGAGCTAATTTTATAAATTGTGAAATAGAAAGAAAGCTCTTGATCGCATATTATAAGGTTTCGGTCTATTATTATTTCGAGAGTGATCTATCACTAATGTATCGATACAAAAATGTCTCGAAAAAAGAATGAGTAATATTGAAAGAAAAATTGAGGGAGTAATTTTAATCTTATCTCGAATCCTCTACTTCGCTCTATCTGTACCTGTCTCTCCCTCCCGTCCGTGTAAATAGTTTCATTGGAATTCGAGCCAAGTCACATAAGAACCAAAACCCattaaaaaccaaacaaaatggTCGTCTCTTTCCTCACGGTGCCACTAACCCAGTGAGCGTTACGCAGCTAGAGGGAGGACCAAGCCACCTCGACTCAGTGAGTCAATTGGAGCTTCTCCATCAGCTCCACCGGGTCAAGCCTGCGACTCTCCTCCGCTCTCTCTCAGTCTAAGCTTGCTTTTCTGAAAAGGTTACACCTTTTTCTGCATACCCTAATCTTTCATATGTTTTGCTTCTCTACTTCGTTGTTTGGTTGGTTTGGTTTAATATAGGTTGAgaaatttgatttgggtttgtgaaTTTGTGGTTTGTTATTAGAATCCCAATGAAATTTGCTTGAGTAATTTGGGTTTCTGTTGTTGGTTAAGATGGGGCTGTGTCATACTGACCAAAGATTGGTTCTTGGATTCTTGTGTTTGTGGAAGAGTAAAGATTGATTCTTTTCTCATGTAAATGGAGGGGATTGAtgggaatttgaagaaatggggTTTCTGTTGTTAGGTACAATGGGCTGTGTGTCTAGCTGAGCAAAGATTGAGTCTTTTACTCATGGAAGTTGAGAGGCTTGAAGGGAATTTGAAGAAATAGGACAGCTATATGTTGTATTGTGGTTTCCGAATTTCGTCTGTTTTTAGAGTCGAGTTAGTGAAATTTGCTTATTATTGGAGAATGGGTTTCTGTGGTTGGTAATGGGGACGTTCGACTGACGAAAGAGTAGCatttccacagaaattgagaggCTTGTGGAGAATTAAAGAAATAGAGCGGCTATTTGTGGTGTCCGAACTTATATTACGTTAGAAATGGGATTGTAAGATCATGTTTGCCATGGGAAATTGGGGATTATGGTCTAGGCTGTTACAGATTCCATTTTGTTGTTTCTATGCTATGAAGGGACAAATAGTGATTAGTGAGGGAGACCAGCTCTTTTTATGGAGGAGGTATTCTTTTGAAGATTCATTCAGGGGATTTTTGAAGTCCTGTCATTAAATAGTTAGCTGTATTGAGTTGTGGATACCCTGGTTTCTTGATGGGGTTAATAGTTCTTGTTCATGTTTGCATATGTGTCAAAACTTATTGTTTACTCTCTCTTTACACAGAGTTTGGATATGTATTGCTGCCTTTCCTCTATTTAAGCTAGAAAGACTCATAGGACAACTTAGTTTTTGGTAACAGTAACTAAACTGTTCTGCTGCCTACTCTGTAAATCTAAATTGTAAATTAAGTAAAAGGGTTAGCATAGGAGGATGTTAAAGTGGTTATTTATCTCCGTGAACAATCTGGTTTCGGCTCTTGATCTATGTGAATGATTTGGCCTACACTGGGCAAGCAAGTACACTGTTTGAGAAGAATTTTGATCCCTGAACTAATGCACAATTGGTTGCTGCTTCATTCTTTATTTTCTGACaggtaaacaaaaaaaaatgtttctCAAAACTGAGTTGCAGTGGAATGTTGTAATCGCTGCTGAAAGCTTGGATGCGAAGGGATTGATGCTCCAAAAAGCAATTGTTATCCGGCTGCTGGATGATTTTTCTAAGAGAAAGGCCACAAAGGATCTCGGATACCTTCTTGCTCTCACAACTGTGGAGAAAATAGGAGAGGGAAAAGTCAGGCAGCATACTGGGGATGTGCTTTTTCCAGTCACCTTTAGCGCCATCTCCTTTAAGCTTTTCAGAGGAGAGATCTTAGAGGGAGTAGTGCACAAGGTGCTGAAGCAGGGAGTTATATTGAGATGCGGTCCCATTGAGAATGTATATCTCTCTTCTTCGAAAATGCCCGATTACAACTATGTTCCAGGGGAGAATCCTATCTTCTTGAATGACAAGATGTCTAAGATTGAAAAAGGTGTCACGCTGCGTTTCATTGTCATTGGAGCTAAGTGGCTTGAGGCAGAAAGGGAAT
Coding sequences within:
- the LOC133712602 gene encoding DNA-directed RNA polymerase V subunit 7-like, which gives rise to MFLKTELQWNVVIAAESLDAKGLMLQKAIVIRLLDDFSKRKATKDLGYLLALTTVEKIGEGKVRQHTGDVLFPVTFSAISFKLFRGEILEGVVHKVLKQGVILRCGPIENVYLSSSKMPDYNYVPGENPIFLNDKMSKIEKGVTLRFIVIGAKWLEAEREFQALVGLHADYLGPVS